One segment of Porticoccus hydrocarbonoclasticus MCTG13d DNA contains the following:
- a CDS encoding VWA domain-containing protein, whose amino-acid sequence MSIRRRKERSNTAEISISFLDVISCGFGAIVLLLLIAKTVDSTAFEDSVQPAEGSVAELQQQVFEIRGEARILNRDLLSKEEQLSDIRQRIARLQSELASVRRQRDAVAQSDTTERDKLTLALQVLTEEMARLKARQRPDKRSLIGGIPVDSEYIVFIIDTSGSMFNFAWPRLRQEMINILNIYPKVKGIQVMNDMGGYMFSTYRDKWIPDTPARRKAIIDRLASWTPFSNSSPVEGVQHAIRRFYAPDRKISLYVLGDDFTGQSIAEVLSSVEKINREGRSGQQLVRIHTIGFPVHFMVKGGNLQTASRFAALMRDLSYRNGGTFVGLNGLKPE is encoded by the coding sequence ATGAGTATCCGCCGGCGCAAAGAGCGGAGTAATACAGCCGAGATCAGCATTTCCTTCCTGGATGTCATCAGCTGCGGGTTCGGCGCGATCGTGCTGTTATTGCTGATCGCCAAAACCGTCGACTCGACGGCTTTTGAGGACTCGGTGCAACCGGCGGAGGGCAGCGTGGCCGAATTACAGCAGCAGGTCTTCGAGATACGAGGGGAAGCCCGCATTTTGAATCGCGATCTGCTATCCAAGGAGGAACAACTCTCCGATATTCGCCAACGCATCGCCCGGCTGCAATCCGAGCTGGCCAGCGTTCGCCGACAGCGGGACGCCGTGGCGCAATCGGATACCACCGAACGGGATAAGCTGACACTGGCCCTGCAGGTGCTCACTGAGGAAATGGCACGCCTGAAAGCTCGGCAGAGGCCCGACAAACGATCATTGATTGGCGGCATACCGGTGGACAGCGAATACATCGTTTTCATCATCGACACCTCTGGCAGCATGTTCAATTTTGCCTGGCCACGACTGCGCCAGGAAATGATCAATATTCTCAATATCTATCCCAAGGTAAAAGGTATCCAGGTGATGAACGACATGGGGGGCTATATGTTCTCCACCTATCGCGATAAATGGATTCCCGATACACCGGCCCGGCGCAAGGCGATTATCGACCGGCTGGCCAGCTGGACACCCTTCAGCAACTCCAGTCCGGTGGAGGGTGTACAGCATGCGATTCGCCGGTTCTATGCGCCGGACCGGAAGATCAGCCTCTATGTGCTGGGTGACGATTTCACCGGGCAGTCCATAGCGGAGGTCCTGAGCAGTGTCGAGAAAATCAACCGGGAGGGGCGCAGTGGACAGCAACTGGTTCGTATCCATACGATCGGTTTCCCGGTACATTTCATGGTCAAGGGCGGCAATCTGCAAACGGCGTCAAGATTTGCTGCGCTGATGCGCGACCTGAGCTATCGTAACGGAGGAACTTTTGTCGGGCTGAACGGCCTCAAACCTGAGTGA
- a CDS encoding M48 family metalloprotease — translation MQLGLSQYRVLLLIALLGCCCAAMAAGKPPETPEEMHREIIANMPLVEGKLADYVDQVGQRIVRHSDQAGDSFTFTVIDNPDINAFALPDGYVYIHRGLIGYLNSEAQLAAVLAHEVGHVTAGHHARQKRAQTGSKFVAGLLAILTRSMEVGQASALWGASMVSGYGRDMELEADEIGSRYLYKSGYDPQAMIEVITMLKDHERLEKKRALESGREPQTYHGLFATHPRNDQRLREVVSNAGSTPNDMKVEHNVTPFRIATDGMVWGENVATRRLPENVYLNEELAFMITFPKGWQFSEQPPLVNAHNDTGDVKISVTAMNRTRVSPDQFIKQQLGIPLLKQSEPLAQFRLQGHTGLIPGTQGQSDQRLALIYYGYRAFVFRGTLERSADQSLGNRQLMDIIGSFRPVSKHSLQSAETKNIHYVKATKNSTFALLAQHLKLGQYGEDELRIINNYYPVGEPKPGEWIKIIR, via the coding sequence ATGCAACTGGGTTTATCGCAATACCGCGTGCTCCTGTTGATAGCGCTGCTGGGTTGCTGTTGCGCTGCGATGGCTGCGGGCAAGCCCCCGGAAACGCCAGAGGAAATGCACCGCGAAATTATCGCCAATATGCCACTGGTGGAGGGCAAACTGGCTGACTATGTCGACCAGGTTGGTCAGCGCATTGTCCGCCACTCGGATCAGGCCGGGGATTCATTTACGTTCACGGTCATCGACAACCCCGATATCAATGCCTTCGCCCTGCCGGACGGCTATGTTTACATCCACCGCGGTCTGATTGGCTATCTCAACTCCGAAGCCCAGCTGGCAGCCGTGCTGGCCCATGAAGTCGGCCACGTCACGGCGGGGCATCACGCCCGCCAGAAGCGGGCCCAGACCGGATCAAAATTCGTTGCGGGACTGCTCGCCATTCTCACCCGTAGTATGGAGGTGGGTCAGGCCAGTGCACTGTGGGGCGCATCCATGGTCAGTGGCTACGGACGGGATATGGAGCTTGAAGCCGATGAAATCGGTAGCCGCTACCTGTACAAGTCCGGTTATGACCCCCAAGCCATGATTGAGGTGATCACCATGCTGAAAGATCACGAACGGCTGGAAAAAAAACGGGCCCTAGAGTCCGGTCGGGAACCACAGACCTACCACGGCCTGTTTGCCACCCACCCACGGAATGATCAGAGACTGCGGGAAGTGGTCAGCAACGCAGGATCGACCCCGAATGACATGAAGGTTGAACACAATGTCACGCCCTTTCGTATTGCCACTGATGGCATGGTCTGGGGTGAAAATGTTGCAACGCGACGACTGCCGGAGAATGTCTACCTGAACGAAGAACTGGCCTTTATGATAACTTTTCCCAAAGGCTGGCAATTCAGTGAACAGCCGCCACTGGTCAACGCCCACAACGACACCGGCGATGTCAAGATCTCGGTCACGGCGATGAATCGCACCAGAGTCAGCCCCGACCAGTTCATCAAACAACAGCTGGGGATTCCCCTGCTCAAACAGTCTGAACCCCTCGCCCAGTTCCGTCTTCAGGGTCATACCGGTCTGATACCCGGCACACAGGGACAGTCGGACCAAAGGCTGGCCCTGATCTACTACGGCTACCGCGCCTTTGTTTTCCGGGGAACACTGGAGCGCAGTGCCGATCAGTCACTGGGCAACCGGCAACTCATGGACATTATTGGCAGCTTTCGACCCGTATCAAAACACAGCCTCCAGTCCGCTGAAACAAAGAATATTCACTACGTAAAAGCCACCAAAAACAGCACGTTTGCTCTGTTGGCACAACACCTGAAATTGGGTCAGTACGGGGAGGATGAATTGCGCATCATCAATAATTATTACCCGGTTGGGGAACCGAAGCCCGGCGAGTGGATCAAAATCATTCGTTAG
- a CDS encoding vWA domain-containing protein has product MRRSKHRISAFSLSFLDIMACGFGAVTLLFLILKHDVTSLESADPLLNAEVNLLQEDLRVGEEALVELRNSLARVDESLVEAQGLSARVVADIEKTRRELSAQADPEQQIEILRKQVETLERETANLQEQGNADNVRQFIGDGERQYLTGLKLGGKQILILVDASASMLSDSIVNVIRRRNMSDSVKRNSEKWQRAIRTTEWLVAQLPQDSRYQIYVFNTAAEAVAGDDRRWRDTADRQGLDSAIKKLTQVVPAGGSSLINAFLAINSFDTPPDNLFLITDGLPTQGRKPSGFKTITGRDRLKLFAEATQMLPRRLPVNILLFPMEGDPMAAASFWQLALSSQGSFMSPSRDWP; this is encoded by the coding sequence TTGCGCCGCTCGAAACACAGGATAAGCGCCTTCAGCCTGTCGTTCCTCGATATCATGGCCTGTGGTTTTGGCGCGGTTACCCTGCTTTTCCTGATTCTCAAACATGACGTAACATCCCTGGAATCCGCTGATCCCCTGCTGAATGCGGAAGTGAATCTGCTCCAAGAGGATTTGCGGGTCGGCGAGGAAGCGCTGGTGGAGCTGCGCAACAGCCTGGCACGCGTCGATGAATCACTGGTGGAAGCACAGGGGTTATCGGCGAGGGTGGTCGCCGATATCGAAAAAACCCGCCGCGAACTCAGCGCCCAGGCGGACCCGGAACAGCAAATCGAAATCCTGCGCAAGCAGGTCGAAACCCTGGAACGGGAAACTGCCAATCTTCAGGAGCAGGGGAATGCCGACAATGTGCGGCAGTTTATCGGTGATGGTGAACGGCAGTATCTGACCGGTTTGAAACTGGGCGGGAAGCAAATCCTGATCCTGGTGGATGCGTCAGCCAGCATGCTGTCGGACTCTATTGTCAACGTGATCCGACGTCGCAACATGAGCGATTCCGTCAAGCGAAACTCCGAGAAATGGCAGCGGGCCATCCGCACCACCGAATGGCTGGTAGCGCAATTACCCCAGGACAGCCGCTACCAGATCTATGTATTCAACACCGCAGCCGAGGCGGTTGCGGGCGACGACCGGCGCTGGCGGGATACCGCCGACCGCCAGGGTCTCGATAGTGCCATCAAAAAACTGACACAGGTGGTGCCCGCCGGGGGCAGCAGCCTGATCAATGCGTTTCTGGCCATTAACAGTTTCGATACACCACCGGACAACCTGTTTTTAATCACCGATGGCTTGCCCACCCAGGGCAGAAAACCCTCGGGGTTCAAAACCATCACCGGGCGGGATCGCCTGAAGCTGTTTGCCGAGGCCACACAGATGTTGCCCCGTCGCCTGCCGGTCAACATTCTACTGTTTCCGATGGAAGGTGACCCCATGGCAGCGGCCAGTTTCTGGCAACTGGCCCTGTCCAGCCAGGGCTCTTTCATGAGCCCTTCGAGGGACTGGCCATGA